The nucleotide sequence CGACTCAATATTTCATTCTGTCCATTTCCCTCTTTATATCTTTTTGCTTTATATCTTCCCGCTTATCGTAAAGTTTTTTACCCTTGGCCAATGCAATTTCCAACTTTGCTAATCCTCGATCATTAATAAACAAACGCACAAGAATAATGGTCAGGCCCTTTTCCTGAGACTTTTCAAAAAGCTTTCTTAACTCTTTTTTCTTTAGGAGAAGTTTTCTCTCGCGTAATGGATCATGGTTAAAATGCGTACCTTCTTCATATTTAGAAATATGCATATTTTTCACATATAACTCTTCTCCTTTAAAGTAACAAAAACCATCTTGGATGTTTACTTTCCCCTGCCTAATGGACTTTATCTCTGTTCCAGTAAGGGCTATACCCGCTACATAAACATCCACAAAGTGATATTCAAATGAAGCTTTTTTATTCCTGATATTTACCGTTTTTTGGATTTTCTTATCCCCGGCCATTCTTGTCCTCCTTTTTCTATGTCAAAAAATACTGCATTATTCTTAACAAATCTATAGTATATTTTCTTTTATTTCTAAAAAGTAACATTTAAAATGAAAAAATTCCTACTGTTAATAGGTTTAATTTGTTCTATAACTAGCATTCAGGCACAAAGTTTGACAAGAGGGAGCATATTATCTGATATAGGAGTTGGCTACGGTAGCTACAGGTGGTTTTCTGAAGACGCACCTTCAGCAAATGATTCTTGGCAGGTACCCGTTCGGCTCACTTACAACATTCATGAGAAGGTAGGTATTACAAGCTTTTTTCAATACAACAGGATTAGCAACCGCCTTCCCTACAGAGTTCAGGCACTAAATGTTGGAATTGGTTCTACCCTACACCTCTTTAGTACAGACATTTACACACTATCCACCTCATTTGTAGTAGGCTACAGCAACTTGTCTATGAGAAATGGAGAGGATCCTGATTTGGCATCAAGTGCGCCTGGCGTCAGCTTTATAGGAGCTGTGGAAAACCGCTTTTGGCTAACCCACCGCTTGGCTTTACTGGCAAGTATAGGATACGGCGGATATCATTATGCAAATAACGTTCCCCAAATTGACCAGTTCCCTTTCAGAGTCACAGGTATGCAAGGAACTATTGGGGTAACAGTAAAAGCTTTTTAACCGTTACGCCTAGGAAGCGAGATAGCAAAAGCCTCAGAATTACAAAATCCTAAGGCTCTGAAATGGAGTCATAAATTAACCACATGCTCAAATCTTCATTCGTGGCTCAGGACAAACCTCTTGATCAGTAAAAAGTTTCTTTTGGTATTTAAAATGTGCAGCCATAGCAATCATAGCAGCATTGTCTGTGCAATATTCAAAGCGTGGTATGAATATATCCCACCCTCTTTTAGCAGCTTCCTCCTCTAATGCTTTACGCAAACCAGAATTAGCAGAGACACCTCCAGCAATAGCAATGTTTGTAATGCCAGTTTCTTTAGACGCTTTTACAAGTTTCTTTAGCAAAATCCGAATTAAAGTAAATTGGATACTGGCACAAATGTCAGGCAAGTTCTGAGCTATAAAGTCAGGGTTTTCTTTCTGTTTATCCCTTAAAAAATAAAGGATAGCGGTTTTAATCCCGGAGAATGAATATGTCAAACCAGGCATATCAACATCTGGAAAAGGAAAAGCTTTAGGGTTTCCTTCTTTGGCATATTTATCAATTAAAGGCCCTCCGGGATAGGGTAATCCTAAAAGTTTAGCCGATTTATCAAAAGCTTCGCCCACTGCATCGTCCTGCGTTTCACCTAGTACAGTCATTGACAAATGGTCATCGACCCTAACAATTTGTGTATGTCCCCCACTTACCGTTAAGCACAAAAAAGGGAAAGAGGGCTTAGGGTCTTCTATGAAATGTGCAAGGATATGGGCTTCCATATGATTTACTTCGATTAGCGGCAATCCAAGCCCCAAAGCAAATGATTTAGCGAAAGAAACACCTACCAGCAAGCTACCTAAAAGTCCAGGACCTTTGGTAAATGCTACGGCATTTAACATAAATTTTGTTATATTTGCTTTGTTCAGAGCCTCTGCTACAGCAGGGACTATATTTTGTTGATGCGCCCTTGAGGCAAGCTCAGGGACAATACCCCCATATTTTTCATGTATGGACTGGGTAGCCACAACATTGGCAAGAATATTGCCGTTTTTAATTATAGCAACAGAGGTTTCATCGCAAGACGACTCTATAGCCAAGATTGTTAAATCCATAGGAATTCAATTTGACCCAAATTAAACACTTTTTGGTAAAATTCTTAAAAGGTTTCTTCAAAACAACCTTAATAATACTACTTTTCCTATTTTTTCTGTTGGTTTCAGCAATCATTGCCATACAATTTCCGGCCGTTCAAACCAAAGCGGTAAAAAAAGTAACAAACTATTTATCAAAAGAATTAGGCCACCCTGTCAATATCAATTCGGTAGACATTTCTTGGTTTGATCAAATCAAAATCAAAGGCCTAAGCGTAGAAGATCGCTTTTTAAATCAAATGATTTTTGCCGAAGAAGCACTTATAGACTTTGAACTAGGAACTTTGGCAAACTTGGACTTCCGTCTGCAAGAGGTTACACTTAAAAACGGCTCGGTGAAGGTTATTCGCTTCGCTCCTGAAGGAGAAGTAAATATTACTGAATTTCTTGAATCTATAAGGCAACTAGGGGGCGAAGTCCAAGATCCGGAAAACACCATCCCTTTTATAGTTGACCGTGTCAAACTGGAAAATATGCAGTTTACTTATTTTGACCAAAGGAAGATCCTTGACAAAGTAGGTTTTGACTATAATCACTTCACCATTGACAGCATCTATGGGGATATCAATAATTTAAAAGTACACCAAGACACATTTGCAATAAAAGTTAACTCGCTCAAAGGTTTTGAGACACAGTCTAAAATGAGAATTCACAACCTCAAGTCAGACTATCTTATCACCAAATCCAAAATGGAGTTTGCTGCCCTCGATGCCAAAATAGGCAAAAGCCACTTAAAAGACTACCTGCTATTTGAATATGATGATATTCTAGACCTGGCAGACTTTAACGAGCTAATCGACATTACGGCACATGCAGGAAATAGCAAGATATCGCTGGATGACTTGGCGAATTTCATTCCTCTCCTGGAGCATTACAAAGAAAACGCTATAGTTTCAGGAAACTTCAACGGTAGGGTAAACAGGTTTACGGTCAAAGATCTTGATTTGGCATTTGGCAATAATAGCATCATTAGAGGTAGAGGAAGCTTTGATGGTCTGCCTGATACAGACGAAACCTTTATTGATTTCAAATTCAAAAAGTCTAATATAGAAACAAGCGACTTACGTCAATACTTTGATAAAAAGACATTCCATGTACTCACAAAATTCGGCAATATTTCCGGGGACGGCGAATTTGTAGGTTTCCCTTATGATTTTGTCGCAAGCGGGAATTTTGACTCGGATCTGGGACGGGTAATATCAGACATCAATTTAAAGTTTCCCGACAAACCCGACCAATTGACTACCTATAGTGGCAAAATTCAAACAGAAGACTTCAATTTAGGAGAATTGCTGGAAACGCCTCACACAGGCAAAATAGATATGGAGGGAGAAATCAAAGGGAAAGGCTTTGCTTTGACAGATGCTGAGGTAGACGTAAATGCCCAAATATCCAAAATAGACCTATATAATTATAACTACAAAAACATTACGACCAAAGCCACTTTAACCAATCGTTTATTTAATGGTGACATTTCTGTTAAGGATACGAACCTTGTTTTTAATGCAACAGGAAAAGTAGACTTGCGAGACAACAATGATATTGTAAATATTAAAGCAGCATTTGACAAAGCCAACTTAAAACCATTAGGGTTAAGCAAAGTAGAAACTTTAGTAAAAACCAACCTTGACCTTAACTTCAAAGGTCTCAACCTAGATGATTTAATCGGCAGTATCCAATTTACGGATACATACCTCCTATACCTGGAAAACAAAGAGGTTTTCATTGATTACTTATATGCACAAAGCCTCAAAAGTGATGAAGGGCGTTCTTTAAATGTTTTTTCAGACCTATTAACAGTTCAAGCAAAAGGTAATTTCGAGTTTACCAGACTAATGTCTGATGTCGAAACGCTATACAAAGAGTACCTACTTGACCTTCAAAATGACCAAAAAGCAATATCTGAGTATTACAAAACCAAAGATACAACATCGCTATCTGAATACTCGCTTAATTTTGACGTAAACATAAAAAGGCTCAATGCCTTATTTTCTATT is from Cytophagaceae bacterium ABcell3 and encodes:
- the smpB gene encoding SsrA-binding protein SmpB, which gives rise to MAGDKKIQKTVNIRNKKASFEYHFVDVYVAGIALTGTEIKSIRQGKVNIQDGFCYFKGEELYVKNMHISKYEEGTHFNHDPLRERKLLLKKKELRKLFEKSQEKGLTIILVRLFINDRGLAKLEIALAKGKKLYDKREDIKQKDIKREMDRMKY
- the tsaD gene encoding tRNA (adenosine(37)-N6)-threonylcarbamoyltransferase complex transferase subunit TsaD, with the translated sequence MDLTILAIESSCDETSVAIIKNGNILANVVATQSIHEKYGGIVPELASRAHQQNIVPAVAEALNKANITKFMLNAVAFTKGPGLLGSLLVGVSFAKSFALGLGLPLIEVNHMEAHILAHFIEDPKPSFPFLCLTVSGGHTQIVRVDDHLSMTVLGETQDDAVGEAFDKSAKLLGLPYPGGPLIDKYAKEGNPKAFPFPDVDMPGLTYSFSGIKTAILYFLRDKQKENPDFIAQNLPDICASIQFTLIRILLKKLVKASKETGITNIAIAGGVSANSGLRKALEEEAAKRGWDIFIPRFEYCTDNAAMIAMAAHFKYQKKLFTDQEVCPEPRMKI